One window from the genome of Bacteroidota bacterium encodes:
- the gldN gene encoding gliding motility protein GldN — MKNNVAKALIILCVALISVEVLAQNVLDGAYIKENTPKRRVIPYTFLREADVVWSRRIWRVIDLREKINQSFYYPVTPTNERKALIDVIHTALIEGRLTAYGNPLFDDEFKVPLTKSEVEGIFTKWDSTNTIEDPETGEMKVAPIRKDIGAEQTKQYMLKEDWFFDKQRSVLDVRIIGICPMTEKFSEAGEFVGFQRLFWIYFPEARPVFASAEVYNRHSDEERRTYEDIFWKRQFSSYIFKESNVYDRTIAEYKKGLDALLESEDIKAKIFNWEHDLWHF; from the coding sequence ATACTGTGCGTAGCACTTATATCGGTCGAGGTACTGGCACAAAACGTTTTGGACGGTGCTTACATTAAAGAAAACACGCCTAAAAGACGCGTTATCCCTTATACATTTCTGCGTGAAGCGGATGTTGTTTGGTCGAGACGTATATGGAGGGTAATTGACCTTCGTGAGAAGATCAACCAGAGTTTTTATTATCCTGTTACACCTACCAACGAAAGAAAGGCGTTGATAGATGTGATACACACCGCTCTTATTGAGGGCCGCTTAACTGCTTACGGAAACCCTTTGTTTGACGATGAATTTAAAGTTCCTCTTACTAAAAGCGAAGTGGAAGGTATTTTTACAAAATGGGACAGTACAAACACAATCGAAGATCCTGAGACAGGTGAAATGAAGGTGGCCCCTATCAGAAAAGATATCGGCGCTGAGCAGACCAAACAATACATGCTTAAAGAGGATTGGTTCTTTGACAAACAGCGCTCGGTGCTGGATGTTCGTATCATAGGCATTTGCCCGATGACAGAAAAATTCAGTGAGGCTGGTGAGTTTGTAGGTTTCCAAAGGTTGTTCTGGATCTATTTCCCTGAGGCACGACCTGTATTTGCAAGCGCCGAAGTATATAACCGTCATAGTGATGAAGAGCGAAGAACGTATGAAGATATTTTCTGGAAACGCCAGTTCAGCAGTTATATATTTAAGGAAAGTAACGTGTATGATCGTACGATAGCCGAATACAAAAAAGGCCTGGATGCTTTACTTGAATCGGAAGATATTAAAGCTAAAATATTTAACTGGGAACACGATTTGTGGCACTTCTAA
- the clpX gene encoding ATP-dependent Clp protease ATP-binding subunit ClpX: MAEPKGGVKCSFCERDKQDTTVLIAGKRGHICDRCIEQALQLVKEELNERSSSPLYKAINLLKPAEIKKHLDEYVIGQEDAKKVLSVSVYNHYKRVTQKAATPEEDVEIEKSNVIMVGETGTGKTLLARTIARIINVPFCMADATVLTEAGYVGEDVESILTRLLQAADYDVAAAERGIVFIDEIDKISRKSDNPSITRDVSGEGVQQGLLKLLEGSFVNVPPQGGRKHPDQKMIQVNTRNILFVCGGAFEGIDRKIAKRLQSQTLGFGAQKGLEDLDRNNYLQYVSPQDLRSFGLIPELIGRLPVVTHLNSLDQKTLRKILTEPKNSIIKQYVKLFELDGVKLTFDKAVFDLIVEKALEFKLGARGLRSICEAIMMDAMFDVPSDKATKDLHITLEYAKSKMKRSAINRLKVA, from the coding sequence ATGGCCGAACCTAAGGGAGGAGTGAAATGTTCGTTTTGCGAACGCGATAAGCAGGATACCACTGTACTTATTGCCGGTAAGCGCGGGCATATATGCGACCGTTGTATTGAACAGGCCCTGCAATTAGTTAAAGAAGAACTGAATGAACGGAGCAGCAGCCCATTATACAAAGCCATCAATTTATTAAAGCCGGCCGAAATAAAAAAGCATCTCGATGAGTATGTGATAGGACAGGAGGATGCAAAAAAAGTGCTGTCGGTTTCCGTATATAATCATTATAAGCGCGTTACGCAAAAGGCGGCCACACCAGAGGAAGATGTGGAAATTGAAAAGTCGAATGTTATAATGGTGGGGGAGACAGGTACCGGTAAAACCTTATTGGCCCGTACCATTGCCCGTATTATTAATGTCCCGTTTTGTATGGCCGATGCAACAGTGCTTACAGAGGCGGGTTATGTAGGTGAAGATGTGGAAAGTATTTTAACCCGTTTGTTGCAGGCTGCCGATTATGATGTGGCTGCCGCTGAACGTGGAATTGTTTTTATTGATGAGATCGATAAGATATCCCGTAAAAGTGATAATCCTTCCATTACCCGTGATGTATCAGGTGAAGGTGTGCAGCAGGGTTTGCTGAAGCTGCTTGAGGGTTCTTTTGTAAATGTACCCCCTCAGGGAGGCCGTAAACATCCTGATCAGAAAATGATACAGGTAAACACCCGCAATATATTATTTGTGTGCGGGGGAGCTTTTGAAGGGATCGATCGTAAAATAGCCAAACGCCTGCAAAGTCAGACCCTTGGTTTCGGCGCTCAAAAAGGACTCGAGGATCTGGATAGAAATAATTATCTTCAGTATGTATCACCGCAGGACCTGCGTAGTTTCGGACTTATACCCGAGTTAATAGGTCGTTTACCTGTTGTGACACATTTAAATTCGCTCGATCAGAAAACATTGCGTAAGATATTGACAGAGCCTAAAAATTCGATCATTAAGCAATACGTGAAATTATTTGAGCTGGACGGTGTGAAATTAACATTTGATAAGGCCGTTTTCGACCTGATCGTTGAAAAGGCGCTTGAATTCAAACTGGGAGCACGCGGCCTGCGTTCTATTTGTGAAGCTATTATGATGGATGCCATGTTTGATGTACCATCAGATAAAGCAACCAAAGATCTCCATATAACCCTTGAATATGCCAAATCCAAAATGAAGCGTTCAGCAATTAACAGGCTAAAAGTGGCATAA